From Choloepus didactylus isolate mChoDid1 chromosome 25 unlocalized genomic scaffold, mChoDid1.pri SUPER_25_unloc1, whole genome shotgun sequence, a single genomic window includes:
- the LOC119525320 gene encoding olfactory receptor 18-like, whose amino-acid sequence FQICLCFIKQQNLTRVSEFLLLGLSADPELQPILFGLFLSMYLVTVLGNLLIMLTVSSDSHLHTPMYFFLFNLSLADIGFTSTTIPRMLMDIHTRCRVISYKECLIQLSLFTLFGCMDCMLLTVMAYDRFVAICHPLHYPFIMKSWSCGLLVLLSFVISLLESQLHCLMVLQLIFCSDVEIPHFFCAPPTLLKLACSVPSSSNILIYFTGVIAGGIPVLLIILSYTRIVSSILRVPSSGGKYKAFSTCGSHLSVVCLFYGTGLGVYLSSAYSPSPGKGVVASLFYTLVTPMLNPFIYSLRNRDIKKALWRILRRTCPSQ is encoded by the coding sequence ttccaaatatgtCTCTGCTTCATCAAACAACAGAATCTAACCAGGGTCTCAGAATTCCTCCTCTTAGGGCTCTCGGCCGACCCAGAACTACAACCCATCCTCTTTGGGCTGTTTTTGTCCATGTACCTGGTCACTGTGCTTGGAAACCTACTCATCATGCTGACTGTCAGCTCTgattcccacctccacacccccatgtacttcttcctcttcaaccTGTCCTTGGCTGACATTGGTTTCACCTCTACCACAATACCAAGGATGCTTATGGATATCCACACTCGCTGCAGAGTCATCTCCTACAAAGAATGCCTGATTCAGTTGTCCCTTTTTACTCTTTTTGGATGTATGGACTGTATGCTTTTgactgtgatggcctatgacagGTTTGTGGCAATCTGTCACCCCCTCCATTACCCATTTATCATGAAATCCTGGTCATGTGGCCTCCTggttctgctttcttttgtcatCAGCCTTCTGGAGTCCCAGTTGCACTGCTTAATGGTTTTGCAACTAATATTCTGTTCAGATGTGGAGATCCCGCATTTCTTCTGTGCCCCTCCTACACTCCTCAAACTTGCATGTTCTGTCCCCTCTTCCAGcaacatattaatatattttactgGTGTCATCGCTGGTGGAATTCCAGTCTTACTGATCATTTTGTCTTACACTCGAATAGTTTCCTCCATTCTAAGAGTCCCATCTTCAGGTGGGAAGTATAAAGCCTTTTCCACCTGTGGCTCTCACTTGTCAGTTGTTTGCTTATTTTACGGGACAGGGCTGGGAGTGTATCTGAGTTCAGCTTACTCACCTTCTCCTGGGAAGGGTGTTGTAGCCTCTTTGTTTTATACACTGGTCACCCCCATGCTGAACCCTTTCAtctacagtctgaggaacagGGACATCAAAAAGGCCTTATGGAGGATACTCAGGAGAACATGCCCATCTCAATAA